From a region of the Helianthus annuus cultivar XRQ/B chromosome 5, HanXRQr2.0-SUNRISE, whole genome shotgun sequence genome:
- the LOC110940080 gene encoding (-)-beta-pinene synthase, chloroplastic has protein sequence MASVWAFSSPFLISNSSLSRKSIVSCENITINKNQVMDVPTMATSVRRSGNYPPSLWPYDRIQSLNSNYTGDKQMPRLQTLKEAVRTIIYKDNEKEENPLKLLNLVDDLQRLSISYHFENEISNVLRNMYYNFYETPEKWTTMDLNLKSLGFRLLRQHGYHVPQEIFEDIKDDSGNFKGHLHNDIIGLLNLYEASYHSLEEEHILDDARDFTTKYLKESLENITDQHLSSLISHALDIPLHWMVPRVETRWFIKAYEKRSGMNPTLLELAKLDFNMVQAIHQEDLKYTSRWWNETTWDVKLSYTRDRLVESYMWAVGTNHLPPFSPLRRIVTQVIAMVTTIDDVYDVYGTLDELEQFTEAVARWDINSIEELPEYMKICFIGLYNSTNEIAYYTLTNTGFFNLSYLKKAWENQCKVYLKEAQWYHSGHKPTLEEYLENACVSITMPLLLTHISFLTSVSSIEEILHSMERIENIIRYLGITLRLVDDLGTGTDEMARGDNPKAVQCYMNDTGATEEEAIMYVNTLVLNTWKKLNKERSGVMNYQIEKELTDCGANLIRMAHFMYHEADGHGTCPEVVKSDILSLLVNPI, from the exons ATGGCTTCAGTATGGGCATTTTCTTCTCCATTTCTCATTTCGAATAGTTCTTTAAGTAGAAAAAGTATTGTTTCCTGTGAAAATATAACAATTAACAAAAACCAAGTTATGGATGTTCCTACCATGGCGACCTCAGTTAGAAGATCAGGAAATTATCCGCCTTCATTATGGCCATATGATCGTATTCAATCTCTCAATAGCAACTATACG GGAGATAAGCAAATGCCAAGGCTACAGACACTAAAAGAAGCAGTGAGGACCATAATTTATAAAGATAATGAAAAGGAGGAGAATCCGCTGAAGTTGCTCAACCTGGTTGATGATTTGCAGAGACTCAGCATATCTTATCATTTTGAGAATGAAATAAGCAATGTCTTAAGAAATATGTACTACAACTTCTATGAAACTCCTGAAAAGTGGACTACAATGGATTTAAATCTTAAATCCCTTGGGTTTAGATTGTTGAGACAACATGGATATCATGTTCCTCAAG AGATATTTGAAGATATTAAGGATGATTCCGGTAACTTCAAGGGACACTTACACAATGATATCATCGGTTTGCTAAACTTGTATGAAGCTTCCTATCATTCACTAGAGGAAGAACATATATTAGATGATGCTCGTGATTTCACGACCAAATATTTAAAAGAAAGTTTAGAGAACATCACTGATCAACATTTATCATCCTTAATAAGTCATGCATTGGATATTCCGCTTCATTGGATGGTTCCCCGAGTGGAGACAAGGTGGTTTATTAAAGCGTATGAAAAAAGAAGCGGAATGAATCCGACGTTGCTCGAGCTTGCAAAATTGGATTTTAATATGGTGCAAGCAATTCACCAAGAAGATTTGAAATACACATCaag ATGGTGGAATGAAACAACATGGGATGTGAAATTGAGCTATACTCGAGACCGGTTGGTGGAGAGTTACATGTGGGCTGTTGGTACTAATCACCTACCTCCATTTAGTCCTCTAAGGAGAATAGTAACACAGGTTATTGCTATGGTTACAACTATTGATGATGTCTATGATGTGTATGGGACTTTGGACGAACTTGAACAATTTACTGAGGCTGTTGCAAG ATGGGATATCAACTCTATCGAAGAACTCCCCGAGTATATGAAGATATGTTTCATTGGGTTGTACAACTCGACAAATGAGATTGCATATTATACACTGACAAACACAGGATTCTTCAACCTATCGTATTTAAAGAAAGCA TGGGAAAATCAATGCAAGGTATACCTAAAAGAAGCGCAATGGTACCATAGTGGACATAAGCCAACACTTGAAGAGTACTTGGAGAATGCTTGTGTGTCGATAACAATGCCTTTACTTCTCACGCATATTAGTTTTTTAACATCTGTTAGTTCAATAGAAGAAATCCTGCATTCCATGGAAAGAATTGAAAATATTATTCGCTACTTAGGGATAACCCTACGACTTGTAGATGACCTAGGGACAGGCACA GACGAAATGGCAAGAGGTGATAATCCAAAAGCGGTTCAGTGTTACATGAATGACACTGGTGCAACTGAAGAGGAAGCTATAATGTATGTGAATACGTTAGTCCTCAATACATGGAAGAAACTTAACAAAGAACGATCAGGTGTAATGAATTATCAAATTGAAAAGGAGTTAACCGATTGTGGAGCCAATTTAATTCGAATGGCGCATTTCATGTATCATGAAGCAGATGGGCATGGTACTTGCCCAGAAGTGGTTAAATCTGATATATTGTCATTGTTGGTCAATCCAATATAA